From the genome of Streptomyces sp. NBC_01260, one region includes:
- a CDS encoding PLP-dependent cysteine synthase family protein translates to MTTTTLPKAHSSIVEATELPRIIKVSDNLYAAAFSLMKLLPARYILDRAEAAGLISPGTRIIETSSGTFALGLAMVCRLRGYPLTIVGDSAIDRDLRTRLEMLGTTVEIVEHTGQAGGIQGARLARVEELRRQDPEAFVPGQYDNPDNPGAYGVVADLIGDTVGAVDCLVGPVGSGGSTGGLAAALRQTGPAMHLVGVDTQGSIIFGSPDGPRTLRGLGSSIHPGNVSHTAYDEVHWVTAPEAFHATHELYRAHGLFMGPTSGASFQVASWWAEQNPESTVVMVLPDEGYRYQSTVYNDTWLSEQGIVPAPAAGGPRTVEHPLDATAAWSRLLWARRGFDDVVMPVVGS, encoded by the coding sequence ATGACGACGACGACTCTGCCCAAGGCTCACTCCTCGATCGTGGAGGCGACGGAGCTGCCACGCATCATCAAGGTGAGCGACAACCTCTACGCGGCCGCCTTCAGCCTGATGAAGCTGCTGCCCGCCCGCTACATACTCGACCGCGCCGAGGCCGCCGGCCTGATCTCCCCCGGCACCCGGATCATCGAGACCTCCTCCGGCACCTTCGCCCTGGGCCTGGCCATGGTCTGCCGTCTGCGCGGCTACCCGCTGACCATCGTCGGCGACTCGGCGATCGACCGCGATCTGCGCACCAGGCTCGAAATGCTCGGTACGACGGTGGAGATCGTCGAGCACACCGGCCAGGCCGGCGGCATCCAGGGCGCACGGCTCGCCCGTGTGGAGGAGCTGCGCCGGCAGGACCCGGAGGCCTTCGTCCCCGGCCAGTACGACAACCCCGACAACCCCGGCGCGTACGGCGTCGTCGCCGACCTGATCGGGGACACCGTCGGCGCCGTGGACTGCCTGGTGGGCCCGGTGGGTTCGGGCGGCTCCACCGGCGGACTCGCCGCCGCGCTGCGCCAGACCGGCCCCGCAATGCACCTGGTCGGCGTGGACACCCAGGGCAGCATCATCTTCGGCAGCCCGGACGGGCCGCGCACGCTGCGCGGACTCGGCAGCAGCATCCACCCGGGCAACGTCAGCCACACCGCCTACGACGAGGTCCACTGGGTGACCGCCCCCGAGGCGTTCCACGCGACCCACGAGCTCTACCGCGCACACGGCCTGTTCATGGGCCCGACCAGCGGCGCTTCCTTCCAGGTGGCGTCCTGGTGGGCCGAGCAGAACCCGGAAAGCACCGTCGTGATGGTGCTCCCGGACGAGGGCTACCGCTACCAGTCCACGGTCTACAACGACACCTGGCTGAGCGAGCAGGGGATCGTCCCCGCCCCCGCCGCCGGCGGCCCCCGCACCGTCGAACACCCGCTGGACGCCACCGCCGCCTGGTCCCGGCTGCTGTGGGCCCGCCGCGGCTTCGACGACGTGGTGATGCCGGTGGTCGGCTCATGA
- a CDS encoding non-ribosomal peptide synthetase, with the protein MIPLSFAQQRLWFIAQMEGPSTTYNIPLAVRLNGELDRPALQSALLDLVGRHESLRTLFPDQDGTPYQRILAEDEVELALEVVPADAATLPAVLAQESAQVFHLAVDLPVRARLIALGEQEHVLLIVMHHIVSDGGSTAPLLQDLATAYEARVRGAAPDWEPLPVQYADYTLWQQELLGEGDDPESAGSRQLDFWQQALADLPEEGTLPADRPRPASASYVGATCDARLPADVHTGLTHLARESGATLFMAVQAAVATALSRSGAGLDIAIGSPVSGRIDEALDGLVGFFVNTLVLRTDVTGDPSFRELLSRVRRTDLAAWDNQDLPFDRLVEVLNPERSASRHPLFQVMLTMGEAGSDVIGFPGLDARTEYSALQIAKFDLTFGFAEHRTRDGRPDGLDITIEYATDLYDARTIEALMARLNRLLEAVVTSPDTPLSVLDLLGEHERRLLLEERSGAATGSSGKSLAELFAAQAARTPDAIALVDEDHDLTFAELDEVTNRLAHHLINLGIRQHDVVAVLMERSTDLLTALLSVVKAGAVYAPLNTTDPDSRLVQILADTRAPVLLTDQALSDHQVVLDADAQVVVLGAATDLGHLPATAPAYAIHPDQPVYAMFTSGSTGVPKGVAVTHRNVADLAAQTMYANDSHRRVLFHSPAAFDASTYEIWVPWLNGRTVVVAPRGHLAPADYQRLLAEHRITALWLTAGLFRVMAEEAPEAFAGVREVWAGGDVVPPEAVRRVMDRCPDLTVVNGYGPTETTTFATTHRIHRPLDYPGAIPIGEPLDNHRVYVLDAALQLAAPGAPGELYIAGAGLAQGYLNRASLTAERFVADPFGAPGTRMYRTGDLVRWNIEGSVEYLGRADQQVKLRGFRIELGEIETALAAHETVGQATVVVREDRPGDKRLAAYLVAADGARIDADAVHREISGALPEYMVPSAFVVLDEIPLTTNGKVDRRALPAPLLSADAGGRPPRTPAEEVLCGLFAAVLGLPSVTIDDHFFRRGGHSLLATRLVSRIRAVWDTEITIRDLFQYATVAQLAERIAAEGSGERRPALMPQERPERVPLSSAQQRLWFLDQMEGPSATYNIPLALRLKGPLDHPALQLALTDLTTRHEGLRTVFPTHQSAPHQHVLPPATTDLPLINTTEEALPEQLAAEAGRTFDLAAELPYRARLLKLGAEDHVLLLVIHHIASDGWSNGPLFRDLATAYEARTEGAVPGWEPLPVQYADYSLWQQRLLERDENRQLDHWRGVLADLPEEATLPTDHARPAVASNRGRTHAVHCPAELHTALMSLAQDTGTTFFMVAQAAVATLLARSGAGHDIPLGSPVAGRTDQKLDDLVGFFVNTLVLRTDTSGDPTFRELLTRVRETDLAAWAHQDLPFDRLVEALNPERTTARHPLFQIMLTVGDTSNEAPRLAGLESEFAAPPVSVAKFDLTFAFAENRTADGRPDGLDILIEYTTDLYEARTIEATADRLVRLLTGAVASPDLPLAELETVSADERARLREWSGAQSPAPGLGLDGLFTRQAARTPHSVALVHEEQQVTYQELDIWSNRLARHLTARGVTPGSIVAIHLERSPQLIASLLAALKAGAGYTLLDPQFPADRLNTVLGQTGPAALVTQAHLTALSTPATVVDLTAEIPAISGLPGTPVETGGHPESIACVMFTSGSTGLPKGVAASHRALAATFIGPDYLDFGPEQTYLQSSPVSWDAFALEVFGPLLHGGVCVLQPGQHTDPHQIAELVERHGVTTLQMSASLFNHMLDEHPVVFARIKEAMTAGEAASPAHTAKALADHPHLHLVNGYGPAESMGFTTAHTLTRPAPAIPIGRPITGKHAYVLDENLRLLPPGVPGELYVAGHGLAHGYIGQPALSAERFVADPHGAPGSRMYRTGDLARWSQDGALEYFGRADQQIKLRGFRIEPGEIESALVRHPSLAQVAVLIREDRPGDKRLVAYVVPTEGSRPDVAELRRHAVAALPEYMVPATIVPLDALPLTVNGKLDRRALPEPPQADTGGGRAPRTPAEEVLCGLFAATLGVQSVTIDDHFFQLGGHSLLATRLIGRIRGIWETRVTIRDLFQYPTPALLAEHIASNTSGDPMETLLPIRAASPAAPEAPLFCVHAISGMSWSYAGLLKHIGGRRPLIGLQAKELTSPTDRPAGIEEMADGYVTEIRSVQAHGPYHLLGWSFGGLVAHAIAARLEEQGEEVALLALLDSYPLPDGFRPPAITGREVLTALLGGRGAELDVRCARSAPDTEELAAVLRAEDAILGALEPAQAAAVVAATAGNLEMRYRYVPQRRFGGDTVFFNAARTPAAATGADSWAPHVLGRVEEHDIDCAHWDMTTAEPLREIGKVLAEELRGVRH; encoded by the coding sequence CCAGTACGCCGACTACACCCTGTGGCAGCAGGAACTGCTCGGCGAGGGCGACGACCCGGAGAGCGCCGGATCACGGCAACTGGACTTCTGGCAGCAGGCGCTGGCGGACCTGCCGGAGGAGGGGACGCTGCCGGCCGACCGTCCGCGCCCGGCCTCGGCCTCGTACGTGGGAGCCACCTGCGACGCCCGCCTGCCCGCCGACGTCCATACCGGGCTGACGCACCTCGCACGGGAGTCCGGCGCCACGCTGTTCATGGCGGTGCAGGCCGCCGTCGCGACCGCCCTCTCGCGCTCCGGCGCCGGCCTCGACATAGCGATCGGCTCCCCGGTGTCGGGGCGCATCGACGAAGCACTCGACGGACTGGTCGGCTTCTTCGTCAACACCCTGGTGCTGCGTACGGACGTCACGGGCGACCCCAGCTTCCGTGAACTGCTGTCCAGGGTCCGCAGAACGGATCTGGCCGCCTGGGACAACCAGGACCTGCCCTTCGACCGGCTGGTCGAGGTGCTGAACCCCGAGCGCTCCGCCTCCCGCCACCCGCTCTTCCAGGTGATGCTCACCATGGGCGAAGCCGGTTCGGACGTCATCGGGTTCCCGGGGCTCGACGCCCGTACCGAGTACAGCGCCCTGCAGATCGCCAAGTTCGACCTGACGTTCGGCTTCGCCGAGCACCGCACCCGCGACGGCCGGCCGGACGGCCTGGACATCACCATCGAGTACGCCACCGATCTCTACGACGCCCGGACGATCGAGGCGCTCATGGCGCGGCTGAACCGGCTGCTGGAGGCCGTGGTCACCTCGCCCGACACCCCGCTGTCCGTCCTCGACCTGCTCGGCGAGCACGAGCGGCGGCTGCTCCTGGAGGAGCGGAGCGGCGCCGCCACCGGCTCGTCCGGGAAGAGCCTGGCGGAGCTGTTCGCCGCGCAGGCCGCCCGCACCCCGGACGCCATAGCCCTGGTGGACGAGGACCACGACCTGACGTTCGCCGAACTCGACGAGGTCACCAACCGGCTGGCCCACCACCTCATCAACCTCGGGATCCGGCAGCACGACGTGGTCGCCGTCCTGATGGAGCGCTCGACCGACCTGCTCACCGCTCTGCTCTCCGTGGTCAAGGCCGGGGCCGTGTACGCCCCGCTGAACACCACCGACCCCGACAGCCGGCTCGTCCAGATCCTCGCCGACACCCGGGCACCGGTCCTGCTCACCGACCAGGCCCTGTCGGACCACCAGGTCGTCCTGGACGCCGACGCGCAGGTCGTCGTCCTGGGCGCCGCCACCGACCTCGGCCACCTTCCCGCCACCGCTCCGGCGTACGCCATCCACCCCGACCAGCCCGTCTACGCGATGTTCACGTCGGGTTCGACGGGGGTACCGAAGGGCGTCGCGGTCACCCACCGCAATGTCGCGGACCTGGCCGCCCAGACCATGTACGCGAACGACAGCCACCGGCGCGTGCTGTTCCACTCACCGGCCGCCTTCGACGCCTCCACGTACGAGATCTGGGTGCCGTGGCTGAACGGCCGCACGGTCGTGGTGGCACCGCGCGGCCATCTCGCCCCGGCCGACTACCAGCGGCTGCTGGCCGAACACCGGATCACCGCGCTCTGGCTGACGGCCGGGCTGTTCCGGGTGATGGCGGAGGAGGCGCCCGAGGCGTTCGCCGGGGTGCGTGAGGTGTGGGCCGGTGGTGATGTGGTGCCGCCGGAGGCGGTACGCCGTGTCATGGACCGCTGCCCGGATCTGACGGTCGTCAACGGCTACGGTCCGACGGAGACCACCACCTTCGCCACCACCCACCGCATCCACCGCCCCCTCGACTACCCGGGTGCCATTCCCATCGGGGAGCCCCTGGACAACCACCGCGTCTACGTCCTCGACGCCGCCCTGCAACTCGCCGCTCCCGGCGCACCCGGCGAGCTGTACATCGCGGGCGCCGGCCTGGCACAGGGATACCTCAACCGCGCCTCGCTGACGGCGGAGCGCTTCGTCGCCGACCCGTTCGGTGCGCCCGGGACGCGGATGTACCGGACGGGCGACCTCGTCCGCTGGAACATCGAGGGATCAGTCGAGTACCTCGGCCGTGCCGACCAGCAGGTCAAGCTCCGCGGCTTCCGCATCGAACTCGGCGAGATCGAGACGGCGTTGGCCGCCCACGAGACGGTGGGGCAGGCGACCGTCGTCGTACGGGAGGACCGGCCCGGCGACAAACGGCTCGCCGCCTACCTCGTCGCCGCCGACGGCGCCCGGATCGACGCCGACGCCGTGCACCGCGAGATCTCCGGCGCGCTCCCGGAGTACATGGTCCCGTCCGCCTTCGTGGTCCTCGACGAGATTCCCCTCACCACCAACGGCAAGGTCGACCGACGCGCCCTGCCCGCACCCCTGTTGAGCGCCGACGCGGGGGGCCGCCCGCCCAGGACGCCCGCCGAGGAAGTCCTGTGCGGTCTCTTCGCGGCCGTTCTCGGACTGCCGTCGGTCACCATCGACGACCACTTCTTCCGGCGCGGCGGGCACTCCCTGCTCGCCACCCGCCTCGTCAGCCGCATCCGCGCCGTGTGGGACACCGAGATCACCATCCGGGACCTGTTCCAGTACGCGACGGTCGCGCAGCTGGCCGAGCGGATCGCGGCCGAGGGCAGCGGGGAGCGGCGGCCGGCGCTGATGCCCCAGGAGCGGCCGGAGCGCGTCCCGCTCTCCTCCGCCCAGCAGCGGCTGTGGTTCCTCGACCAGATGGAAGGCCCGTCCGCCACCTACAACATCCCCCTCGCCCTGCGCCTCAAGGGCCCCCTCGACCACCCGGCACTCCAGCTGGCCCTCACCGACCTCACCACCCGCCACGAAGGCCTGCGCACCGTCTTCCCCACCCACCAGAGCGCCCCGCACCAGCACGTCCTGCCCCCGGCCACCACCGACCTCCCCCTGATCAACACCACCGAGGAGGCACTCCCGGAGCAACTGGCCGCCGAGGCCGGCCGGACCTTCGACCTGGCGGCCGAACTTCCCTACCGGGCGCGGCTGCTGAAGCTCGGGGCCGAGGACCACGTACTCCTGCTCGTGATCCACCACATCGCCTCCGACGGCTGGTCCAACGGACCGCTCTTCCGCGACCTGGCCACCGCCTACGAGGCCCGCACCGAGGGCGCCGTCCCCGGATGGGAGCCGCTGCCGGTCCAGTACGCCGACTACTCCCTCTGGCAGCAACGGCTCCTGGAGCGCGACGAGAACCGTCAGCTCGACCACTGGCGCGGGGTGCTCGCCGACCTGCCGGAGGAGGCCACGCTCCCCACCGACCACGCCCGCCCCGCCGTCGCCTCCAACCGGGGCCGCACCCACGCCGTGCACTGCCCCGCCGAACTGCACACCGCCCTGATGTCGCTGGCCCAGGACACCGGGACCACGTTCTTCATGGTCGCCCAGGCGGCCGTCGCGACACTGCTGGCGCGGTCCGGCGCGGGGCACGACATCCCGCTCGGCTCACCCGTCGCCGGACGCACCGACCAGAAGCTCGACGACCTCGTCGGCTTCTTCGTCAACACCCTCGTACTGCGCACGGACACCAGCGGTGACCCGACCTTCCGGGAGCTGCTGACCCGGGTCAGGGAGACCGACCTCGCCGCGTGGGCCCACCAGGACCTGCCCTTCGACCGGCTCGTCGAAGCACTCAACCCCGAGCGCACCACCGCCCGGCATCCCCTCTTCCAGATCATGCTCACCGTCGGCGACACCAGCAACGAGGCCCCCCGGCTCGCCGGGCTGGAGAGCGAGTTCGCCGCCCCGCCGGTCTCCGTGGCGAAGTTCGACCTCACCTTCGCCTTCGCCGAGAACCGCACCGCGGACGGCCGCCCCGATGGCCTCGACATCCTGATCGAATACACCACCGACCTCTACGAGGCACGCACCATCGAGGCCACGGCGGACCGCCTGGTCCGGCTCCTCACCGGGGCCGTGGCAAGCCCCGATCTGCCGCTCGCGGAGCTGGAGACGGTCTCCGCGGACGAGCGGGCCAGGCTGCGGGAGTGGAGCGGCGCGCAGTCGCCCGCGCCGGGCCTCGGACTCGACGGACTGTTCACCCGACAGGCCGCCCGCACACCGCACTCGGTGGCGCTGGTCCACGAGGAGCAGCAGGTCACGTACCAGGAGCTGGACATCTGGTCCAACCGGCTGGCCCGCCACCTGACCGCGCGCGGGGTCACCCCGGGCAGCATCGTCGCCATCCACCTGGAGCGTTCCCCGCAGCTCATCGCGTCGCTGCTCGCCGCCCTCAAGGCCGGGGCCGGATACACCCTGCTCGACCCGCAGTTCCCGGCCGACCGGCTGAACACCGTGCTCGGGCAGACCGGTCCGGCGGCGCTGGTCACCCAGGCCCACCTGACGGCCCTGTCGACCCCGGCCACCGTCGTCGACCTGACCGCGGAGATCCCCGCGATCAGCGGACTGCCCGGGACACCGGTGGAGACGGGCGGGCACCCCGAGTCCATCGCCTGCGTGATGTTCACCTCCGGGTCGACCGGACTCCCCAAGGGCGTCGCGGCCTCGCACCGGGCACTGGCCGCCACCTTCATCGGCCCCGACTACCTGGACTTCGGACCGGAGCAGACCTATCTGCAGAGCTCGCCGGTGTCCTGGGACGCCTTCGCCCTGGAGGTCTTCGGACCGCTCCTGCACGGCGGCGTCTGCGTCCTGCAGCCCGGCCAGCACACCGACCCGCACCAGATCGCGGAGCTCGTCGAGCGGCACGGGGTCACCACCCTGCAGATGTCGGCGAGCCTGTTCAACCACATGCTCGACGAGCACCCGGTGGTGTTCGCCCGGATCAAGGAGGCGATGACCGCCGGTGAGGCGGCCTCGCCCGCCCACACCGCCAAGGCCTTGGCCGACCACCCCCACCTCCACCTGGTCAACGGCTACGGGCCGGCCGAGAGCATGGGCTTCACCACCGCCCACACCCTCACCCGGCCGGCACCCGCCATCCCGATCGGACGGCCGATCACCGGCAAGCACGCCTACGTGCTGGACGAGAACCTCCGGCTGCTGCCGCCGGGTGTCCCCGGGGAGCTCTACGTCGCCGGACACGGCCTCGCCCACGGCTACATCGGACAGCCCGCACTGAGCGCGGAACGCTTCGTCGCCGACCCGCACGGTGCACCCGGATCGCGGATGTACCGGACCGGCGACCTGGCCCGCTGGAGCCAGGACGGTGCGCTGGAGTATTTCGGCCGGGCCGACCAGCAGATCAAGTTGCGGGGTTTCCGCATCGAGCCGGGTGAGATCGAATCGGCACTGGTGCGGCACCCCTCCCTCGCGCAGGTGGCGGTGCTGATCCGGGAGGACCGGCCCGGTGACAAGCGCCTGGTGGCGTACGTGGTGCCCACCGAGGGCAGTCGGCCCGACGTCGCCGAGCTGCGCCGGCACGCGGTCGCGGCGCTGCCCGAGTACATGGTGCCGGCGACCATCGTGCCGCTGGACGCGCTGCCCCTGACGGTCAACGGCAAGCTCGACCGCCGCGCCCTGCCCGAACCGCCGCAGGCCGACACCGGCGGCGGCCGGGCACCGCGCACCCCCGCGGAGGAAGTCCTGTGCGGCCTCTTCGCGGCCACCCTCGGAGTGCAGTCGGTCACCATCGACGACCACTTCTTCCAACTGGGTGGCCACTCACTGCTCGCCACCCGGCTGATCGGCCGGATCCGCGGTATCTGGGAGACCCGGGTCACCATCCGGGACCTGTTCCAGTACCCGACGCCCGCGCTGCTCGCCGAACACATCGCCTCGAACACGAGCGGCGACCCGATGGAGACGCTGCTGCCGATCCGGGCCGCGTCCCCCGCCGCCCCCGAGGCCCCGCTGTTCTGCGTCCACGCGATCTCCGGGATGAGCTGGTCGTACGCCGGACTGCTCAAGCACATCGGCGGGCGGCGGCCGCTGATCGGCCTGCAGGCGAAGGAGCTGACGAGCCCGACGGACCGGCCGGCCGGTATCGAGGAGATGGCCGACGGCTATGTGACCGAGATCCGCTCGGTCCAGGCCCACGGCCCCTACCACCTGCTCGGCTGGTCGTTCGGTGGTCTCGTGGCACACGCGATCGCGGCCCGGCTGGAGGAACAGGGTGAGGAGGTGGCCCTCCTGGCGCTGCTCGACTCCTACCCGCTGCCCGACGGCTTCCGGCCGCCCGCCATCACCGGCCGCGAGGTGCTGACCGCCCTGCTCGGGGGCCGTGGCGCCGAACTCGACGTGCGGTGCGCCCGGAGCGCCCCGGACACGGAGGAGCTGGCCGCCGTACTGCGCGCCGAGGACGCGATCCTGGGCGCACTGGAGCCGGCCCAGGCCGCCGCGGTCGTCGCCGCCACGGCCGGGAACCTGGAGATGCGCTACCGGTACGTTCCGCAGCGGCGGTTCGGCGGCGACACGGTGTTCTTCAACGCCGCCCGCACACCGGCCGCGGCGACCGGTGCCGACTCCTGGGCACCCCATGTCCTGGGCCGGGTCGAGGAGCACGACATCGACTGCGCGCACTGGGACATGACCACCGCCGAGCCCCTGCGCGAGATCGGAAAGGTGCTGGCCGAGGAGTTGCGCGGAGTGCGTCACTGA
- a CDS encoding GHMP family kinase ATP-binding protein codes for MFTGDSGLTRGLVTLPCTIHATRATFIPAPGDEVTVTPAWKGKARRAAELAVRAVTPPGAEPAGGHLDLTGDVPLCRGFGSSTSDVLAAIWAVKDAFVSPLPPQEVARIAVRAETASDSLMFEESTVLFAQREGRVIEDFGYRMPALRILGFGSRPEGGGRGVDTLAFSPARYGQDEIDLFTRLQSMLREAIQMKDVALLGSVATASTEINQRHLPIPELDRIRDIARTTGAVGIQAAHSGDIAGLLFDRDDPEVEARTDTAQDLLQELGIHEQWNYTTGD; via the coding sequence GTGTTCACCGGTGACAGCGGGCTCACCCGAGGTCTCGTCACTCTTCCCTGCACCATTCACGCGACCCGTGCGACGTTCATCCCCGCTCCCGGCGACGAGGTCACCGTCACGCCGGCCTGGAAGGGCAAGGCCCGGCGCGCGGCCGAACTCGCGGTCCGCGCCGTGACACCGCCGGGCGCCGAGCCGGCGGGCGGTCACCTCGACCTCACCGGTGACGTACCGCTGTGCCGGGGCTTCGGCTCGTCCACGAGCGATGTGCTCGCGGCCATCTGGGCGGTCAAGGACGCCTTCGTCAGCCCGCTGCCGCCGCAGGAGGTCGCCAGGATCGCGGTGCGCGCCGAGACCGCGTCCGACTCCCTGATGTTCGAGGAGTCCACCGTCCTGTTCGCCCAGCGCGAGGGCAGGGTGATCGAGGACTTCGGCTACCGGATGCCGGCCCTGCGGATCCTCGGCTTCGGCTCGCGGCCCGAGGGCGGCGGGCGGGGCGTGGACACGCTGGCCTTCTCGCCGGCCCGCTACGGGCAGGACGAGATCGACCTCTTCACCCGGCTGCAGTCGATGCTCCGGGAGGCCATCCAGATGAAGGACGTGGCCCTGCTGGGATCGGTGGCCACAGCCAGCACGGAGATCAACCAGCGCCATCTGCCGATCCCGGAGCTCGACCGCATCCGTGACATCGCGCGGACCACCGGAGCCGTCGGGATACAGGCGGCGCACAGCGGGGACATCGCCGGACTCCTCTTCGACCGGGACGACCCCGAGGTCGAGGCGCGGACCGACACGGCCCAGGACCTCCTGCAAGAGCTCGGAATTCACGAGCAGTGGAACTACACAACGGGTGACTGA
- a CDS encoding ATP-grasp domain-containing protein gives MSERLLLLVESNTTGTGRLFARRAAELGVVPVLLCADPGRYPYAAEDRLRTVVVDTSDESALWAAVRALEAEATVAGVLTSSEYYVPTAAALAYRLGLPGPSAEAVRACRDKAEQRRALTGAGVGSADFAVVSEVAGAIDAARGIGLPVVVKPVQGSGSLGVRLCADLDEVAEHAGTLLAATVNERGITAPGRILVEQYLTGPEFSVEVFGTEAVVTVAKHVGPLPVFVETGHDVPAALPGEQEIALRETAVRAVRALGLGWGAAHVELRLTGTRTAQVIEVNPRLAGGMIPELVRRACGIDLVRAQVLAALGAAPELERGGYARASIRFLTCAQDGILAPSAALDDAVHRARTVPGTVEALLYRVPGEPVGPAEDFRGRVGHVIAVADRSGRAAEAADRAVALLGEAVSYADLHTEEAYA, from the coding sequence ATGAGCGAGCGCCTGCTGCTCCTGGTGGAGAGCAACACCACCGGTACGGGACGGCTGTTCGCGCGGCGCGCGGCCGAGCTGGGTGTGGTGCCGGTGCTGCTCTGCGCCGACCCGGGCCGCTACCCGTACGCCGCCGAGGACCGGCTGCGGACGGTCGTCGTGGACACCTCCGACGAGTCCGCGCTGTGGGCGGCCGTCCGGGCGCTGGAGGCCGAGGCCACCGTCGCGGGCGTCCTGACCAGCTCCGAGTACTACGTACCCACCGCCGCCGCACTGGCGTACCGGCTCGGGCTGCCCGGCCCGTCGGCCGAGGCCGTGCGGGCCTGCCGCGACAAGGCCGAGCAGCGCCGGGCCCTGACCGGCGCGGGCGTCGGCTCGGCGGACTTCGCCGTCGTCTCCGAGGTGGCAGGCGCGATCGACGCGGCCCGCGGCATCGGACTGCCCGTGGTGGTCAAACCGGTGCAGGGGTCGGGGAGTCTGGGCGTACGGCTCTGCGCGGACCTCGACGAGGTCGCCGAGCACGCCGGGACGCTGCTGGCGGCCACCGTCAACGAGCGCGGCATCACCGCACCGGGCCGGATCCTGGTCGAGCAGTACCTGACAGGTCCGGAGTTCTCCGTCGAGGTGTTCGGCACCGAAGCCGTCGTCACCGTCGCCAAACACGTCGGGCCGCTCCCGGTGTTCGTCGAGACCGGCCACGACGTACCGGCCGCGCTCCCCGGCGAGCAGGAGATCGCGCTGCGCGAGACCGCGGTACGCGCGGTGCGGGCGCTCGGCCTCGGCTGGGGCGCCGCCCATGTGGAACTGCGGCTGACCGGGACCCGGACCGCCCAGGTCATCGAGGTCAACCCCCGGCTGGCCGGCGGCATGATCCCCGAACTGGTCCGCAGGGCCTGCGGGATCGACCTCGTACGGGCCCAGGTGCTCGCCGCGCTCGGCGCCGCTCCCGAACTGGAGCGCGGCGGATACGCCCGCGCCTCGATCCGGTTCCTCACCTGCGCACAGGACGGCATCCTGGCGCCGTCCGCCGCACTGGACGACGCCGTGCACCGGGCCCGCACCGTACCGGGCACCGTCGAGGCGCTGCTCTACCGCGTCCCCGGTGAACCGGTCGGCCCCGCCGAGGACTTCCGGGGCCGCGTCGGCCACGTCATCGCCGTCGCCGACCGCTCGGGACGGGCGGCCGAAGCAGCCGACCGGGCCGTGGCCCTGCTCGGTGAGGCCGTGTCCTACGCGGATCTGCACACAGAGGAGGCATACGCATGA